One region of Deinococcus budaensis genomic DNA includes:
- the map gene encoding type I methionyl aminopeptidase: protein MSRVALKSAREIEAMRRAGALVAETFRVLEPHVKPGVTLADLDRIAEEHIRAAGATPAYLGYGPRNNPFPATICASVNEVICHGIPGPRALEEGDIVGVDIGVLMNGVYGDACYTYTVGKVAPQVQALVDTTRQCLAAGLEVVRPGNRTGDIGHAIQTLAESRGFGVVKEYTGHGIGKRLHEEPTIYHHGARYTGLKLQPGMVFTVEPMINLGTPDTRLLDDGWTVITGDKQPSAQFEHTVVVTEKGHEILTL from the coding sequence ATGAGCCGCGTCGCCCTGAAATCCGCCCGCGAGATCGAAGCCATGCGCCGCGCGGGGGCGCTCGTTGCCGAAACCTTCCGGGTCCTCGAACCGCATGTCAAACCCGGCGTGACCCTGGCGGACCTCGACCGCATCGCGGAAGAACATATCCGCGCCGCCGGGGCCACGCCCGCCTACCTGGGCTACGGCCCGAGGAACAATCCCTTTCCCGCGACCATCTGCGCGTCCGTGAACGAGGTGATCTGCCACGGCATCCCCGGCCCGCGTGCGCTGGAGGAAGGCGACATTGTCGGGGTGGACATCGGCGTGCTGATGAACGGCGTGTACGGCGACGCCTGCTACACCTACACGGTCGGCAAGGTCGCTCCGCAGGTGCAGGCGCTGGTGGACACCACCCGCCAGTGCCTCGCGGCGGGGCTGGAGGTCGTGCGGCCCGGCAACCGCACCGGCGATATCGGCCACGCCATTCAGACGCTGGCCGAGTCGCGCGGCTTCGGCGTGGTCAAGGAATACACCGGCCACGGCATCGGCAAACGGCTGCACGAGGAACCCACCATCTACCACCACGGGGCGCGCTACACCGGCCTCAAGTTGCAGCCCGGCATGGTCTTCACGGTCGAACCGATGATCAACCTGGGCACGCCCGACACCCGCCTGCTGGATGACGGCTGGACCGTCATCACCGGGGACAAGCAGCCCAGCGCCCAGTTCGAGCACACGGTCGTCGTGACCGAGAAGGGCCACGAGATCCTGACGCTCTGA
- a CDS encoding DinB family protein — MTEIPPDRNERAQLAFARLLPKLFRGGQAFVGVEAALSGLDAEAAVRRPEGLPHSVAELVAHVNWWNRWMLDVIEGGQAMPYPKRAADTWPEVGEADWARVRSEFYELLARVDTHTARPDLANPVNHEETIGELLADFALHTAHHFGQVVTVRQALGAWPPPGGGDTW, encoded by the coding sequence ATGACTGAGATCCCACCCGACCGCAACGAGCGTGCCCAGCTTGCTTTTGCCCGGCTGCTGCCCAAGCTGTTCCGGGGCGGGCAGGCGTTCGTGGGCGTGGAGGCGGCGCTGAGCGGGCTGGACGCGGAGGCCGCCGTCCGCCGCCCGGAGGGCCTGCCGCACTCGGTGGCCGAACTCGTCGCGCACGTGAACTGGTGGAACCGCTGGATGCTCGACGTGATCGAAGGCGGCCAGGCGATGCCGTATCCGAAGCGCGCGGCCGACACCTGGCCCGAGGTCGGGGAGGCCGACTGGGCGCGGGTGCGGAGCGAATTCTACGAGCTGCTGGCGCGGGTGGACACCCACACCGCCCGCCCCGACCTCGCCAACCCGGTCAACCACGAGGAGACCATCGGGGAGTTGCTGGCCGACTTCGCGCTGCATACGGCGCACCATTTCGGGCAGGTCGTGACCGTGCGGCAGGCCCTGGGGGCGTGGCCGCCTCCGGGGGGCGGGGACACGTGGTAG
- a CDS encoding L-glutamate gamma-semialdehyde dehydrogenase, with protein MTSTLMEGFLPFEHEPYFAFAQEEVAQQQREAYRMVRETYVGRTFPMYIGGQPVEGGETFEVRNPADTREVVWRFPGATPEQLEEAVAAAKAAFEEWRFSDPMQRATIFKRAAELLRARRMEFNAVMGLENGKNWAEADGEIAECVDHFEVFARETLKWAQGKPVYPVPGEHVTTVYEPIGVVAVISPWNFPAAIPLGMSLGAIAAGNTVVWKPASETPLSSLLLVELLFEAGLPRNVIQFLTGADDVLGDPLVDHKDVRMIAFTGSKEIGCRIMERAAKVQPGQRWLKRVMAEMGGKDPTVVCADGDVEAAAVGIVQAAFGYAGQKCSACSRVIAEDSVYDELLERVTALARGLKVGSPEENAALGPVIHEGSAQRIMAYVERGKGTARLVLGGERADSGEHEGGYLQPTIFADVDPKDPLFQEEIFGPVLSFTRARDWQHAIELANDSEYGLTAAFYSRDPAKIAEARRRIHVGNLYVNRKCTGALSGTHAFGGYGMSGTNAKVGGPDYLFWFLQTKTVAQRY; from the coding sequence ATGACGAGCACGCTGATGGAGGGCTTCCTCCCGTTTGAGCATGAACCGTACTTCGCCTTTGCCCAGGAGGAGGTGGCGCAGCAGCAACGCGAGGCCTACCGGATGGTGCGCGAGACGTACGTGGGCCGGACTTTTCCCATGTACATCGGCGGGCAGCCGGTGGAGGGCGGCGAGACCTTCGAGGTCCGCAACCCCGCCGACACCCGCGAGGTCGTGTGGCGCTTTCCGGGGGCGACGCCCGAGCAACTGGAAGAGGCCGTCGCCGCCGCGAAGGCCGCCTTCGAGGAGTGGCGCTTTTCGGACCCGATGCAGCGGGCCACGATCTTCAAGCGGGCGGCCGAGCTGCTGCGTGCCCGCCGGATGGAATTCAACGCCGTGATGGGGCTGGAGAACGGCAAGAACTGGGCCGAGGCCGACGGGGAAATCGCGGAGTGCGTGGACCACTTCGAGGTCTTCGCGCGCGAGACGCTGAAGTGGGCGCAGGGCAAGCCGGTCTACCCGGTGCCGGGCGAGCACGTCACGACCGTGTACGAACCCATCGGCGTGGTGGCGGTCATCAGTCCCTGGAACTTTCCGGCGGCGATTCCGCTGGGGATGAGCCTGGGGGCCATCGCGGCGGGCAACACGGTGGTGTGGAAACCGGCCAGTGAAACGCCGCTGTCGAGCCTGCTGCTCGTGGAGCTGCTGTTCGAGGCGGGGCTGCCGAGAAACGTCATCCAGTTTCTCACCGGGGCCGACGACGTGCTGGGCGATCCGCTGGTGGACCACAAGGATGTCCGCATGATCGCCTTTACCGGCTCCAAGGAGATCGGCTGCCGCATCATGGAGCGGGCAGCGAAGGTGCAGCCCGGCCAGCGCTGGCTCAAGCGCGTGATGGCCGAGATGGGCGGCAAGGACCCCACCGTGGTCTGCGCCGACGGCGACGTGGAGGCGGCGGCGGTGGGCATCGTGCAGGCGGCTTTCGGGTACGCGGGGCAGAAGTGCTCGGCCTGCTCGCGGGTGATCGCGGAAGACAGCGTGTACGACGAGCTGCTGGAGCGGGTCACCGCGCTCGCCCGGGGGCTGAAGGTCGGCTCCCCCGAGGAGAACGCCGCGCTCGGCCCGGTGATTCACGAGGGCAGCGCCCAGCGGATCATGGCGTACGTCGAACGCGGCAAGGGCACGGCGCGGCTGGTGCTGGGGGGCGAACGCGCAGACAGCGGGGAACATGAGGGCGGCTACCTCCAGCCCACCATCTTCGCGGATGTGGACCCGAAAGACCCTCTCTTTCAGGAGGAGATTTTCGGGCCGGTGCTGAGCTTTACCCGGGCGCGCGACTGGCAGCACGCCATCGAGCTGGCGAACGACTCGGAATACGGCCTGACCGCCGCCTTCTACAGCCGCGACCCCGCCAAGATCGCCGAGGCGCGGCGGCGGATTCACGTGGGCAACCTGTACGTGAACCGCAAATGCACCGGGGCGCTCTCCGGCACCCACGCGTTCGGCGGCTACGGCATGAGCGGCACGAACGCCAAGGTGGGTGGGCCGGACTACCTGTTCTGGTTTCTCCAGACGAAAACGGTGGCGCAGCGGTACTAG
- a CDS encoding aminotransferase class III-fold pyridoxal phosphate-dependent enzyme — MTDSSVFYRSRKSYPVAVRGEGVYLYDADGRRYLDGSSGALVANIGHGRAEVADALARQARELPFVHGSQFSSPVLEEYAARLLAFLGLPGFRFWGVSGGSEANESAIKLARQYHLERGEPGRYRVVTRVPSYHGASLGALAASGMGARRAIYSPLMNEAAWPKLPKPDPTLSGEADAERLRAVLEEAGPGTVAAFLCEPVVGASDAALAPNPGYHARIAEICREYGVLFVADEVMSGMGRCGAPLAVRLGGEVTPDIVVLGKGLAAGYAPLAGLAASAEVYGTVMNGSGAFKHGFTYAGHPVSVAAGLSVLEIVERERLPERAREQGGRLLAGLRELKAKHPGVLEARGHGLLLGLALGDPATGQAYETPGAADRVARAAWERGLITYPGTGALDGTRGDHLLLGPPLSISDAEVDELLAALDGALGAAG; from the coding sequence GTGACCGATTCTTCCGTCTTCTACCGTTCCCGCAAGTCCTACCCGGTCGCCGTGCGCGGCGAGGGGGTCTACCTCTATGACGCCGACGGGCGGCGGTACCTGGACGGCTCCTCGGGAGCGCTGGTGGCGAACATCGGGCACGGGCGCGCCGAGGTCGCGGACGCCCTGGCGCGGCAGGCGCGTGAGCTGCCTTTCGTTCACGGCTCGCAGTTCAGCTCCCCGGTGCTGGAGGAGTACGCCGCGCGGCTGCTCGCCTTCCTGGGGTTGCCGGGCTTCCGCTTCTGGGGGGTGTCGGGCGGCTCGGAGGCCAACGAGAGCGCGATCAAGCTGGCCCGGCAGTACCACCTGGAACGCGGCGAGCCGGGGCGCTACCGGGTGGTGACCCGGGTCCCCAGCTACCACGGGGCCTCGCTGGGGGCGCTCGCCGCGTCGGGAATGGGCGCGCGGCGGGCGATCTACTCGCCCCTGATGAACGAGGCGGCGTGGCCCAAGCTGCCGAAACCCGACCCCACGCTTTCCGGCGAGGCCGACGCCGAACGCCTGCGCGCGGTGCTGGAGGAAGCCGGACCAGGCACGGTCGCCGCCTTCTTGTGCGAGCCGGTGGTGGGCGCGTCCGACGCGGCGCTGGCGCCGAACCCCGGCTACCACGCCCGCATTGCCGAGATCTGCCGTGAGTACGGCGTGCTGTTCGTGGCCGACGAGGTGATGAGCGGGATGGGCCGCTGCGGGGCGCCCCTGGCCGTGCGGCTGGGGGGCGAGGTGACCCCGGACATCGTCGTGCTGGGCAAGGGGCTGGCCGCCGGGTACGCGCCGCTGGCGGGCCTGGCCGCGAGCGCCGAGGTCTACGGCACGGTGATGAACGGCTCGGGGGCCTTCAAGCACGGCTTTACCTACGCGGGGCACCCGGTCAGCGTGGCGGCGGGGCTGAGCGTGCTGGAGATCGTGGAGCGCGAGCGCCTGCCCGAGCGGGCGCGCGAGCAGGGGGGGCGGCTGCTGGCCGGGCTGCGCGAGCTGAAGGCGAAGCATCCCGGGGTGCTGGAGGCGCGCGGCCACGGGCTGCTGCTGGGGCTGGCGCTGGGCGATCCGGCCACCGGGCAGGCCTACGAGACGCCGGGCGCCGCCGACCGGGTGGCGCGGGCAGCCTGGGAGCGCGGGCTGATCACCTACCCCGGCACGGGCGCGCTGGACGGCACCCGCGGCGACCACCTGCTGCTGGGGCCGCCGCTGAGCATCTCGGACGCCGAGGTGGACGAGCTGCTCGCGGCGCTGGACGGAGCGCTGGGGGCGGCAGGCTGA
- a CDS encoding ImmA/IrrE family metallo-endopeptidase, giving the protein MNSTAKGDRLEEQVFKDLKSLIDNDEFLFKKEFCRIYRKKRYYSKARDDNIEFDISIEVFMPNMEEYSFLFLTECKNYNHAVPVNDVEEFIIKVAQVAGHNVKGVFATASAFQTGAKKVAEHYKLGHIRYFSDTSFKWELPRTPSGTLVTSLAPHEIAQAITSEAYESRTFDYFMWSARGHTNSMLQFFKDLIAGQGIPIERLQHLMNLRSTNRVPFLSKAEIEGMASTYLAEAGYTSGKVALNHLRRRLPALTHVRIHRQISRPDNPRYEDFLARADFQYGVIDVYKQAHQDIRQERFTVAHEFSHFLLGHGNYMHREMCEEQDFLLNSPIGPISDIARMEFQANHLASCTLMPGENFYYRFLNLARQHRLYRGNKAILYLDKQSCNIQLFKIVTSTLSRDFEVTRRMAAIRLEGMGLLKDDRHHPSLAFTDLLGEFRKY; this is encoded by the coding sequence GTGAATTCTACGGCCAAAGGAGATCGACTTGAGGAGCAGGTCTTCAAGGACCTGAAGTCGCTTATTGATAATGATGAATTCCTGTTCAAAAAAGAATTTTGTCGAATCTATAGAAAAAAGCGTTACTACTCTAAGGCAAGAGATGATAATATAGAATTCGACATTTCTATTGAAGTTTTTATGCCTAATATGGAGGAATACTCTTTTCTATTCCTTACCGAGTGCAAGAACTACAATCACGCCGTTCCCGTAAATGATGTTGAAGAATTCATTATTAAAGTAGCTCAAGTCGCTGGACACAATGTTAAGGGCGTCTTCGCCACGGCATCCGCCTTCCAAACTGGCGCAAAAAAGGTGGCCGAGCATTACAAACTCGGCCATATAAGATACTTCTCCGATACTAGCTTCAAATGGGAACTTCCTCGTACCCCATCAGGCACACTCGTGACATCACTAGCTCCTCACGAAATCGCTCAAGCTATTACAAGCGAGGCGTATGAAAGCCGGACCTTTGACTACTTTATGTGGTCAGCAAGGGGCCACACCAACTCAATGCTTCAGTTCTTCAAAGACTTAATCGCCGGCCAGGGTATTCCTATAGAACGACTCCAACATCTTATGAACCTGAGAAGCACCAATAGAGTGCCCTTTCTAAGCAAGGCAGAAATTGAAGGTATGGCATCGACATATCTCGCCGAAGCGGGCTATACCTCTGGAAAAGTCGCCTTGAATCATCTCCGCAGGCGACTGCCCGCCCTCACACACGTCCGCATTCACAGACAAATCAGCAGGCCTGACAACCCTAGGTACGAGGATTTTCTGGCTCGAGCGGATTTTCAATACGGCGTTATTGATGTTTATAAGCAGGCACACCAAGACATCAGACAGGAGCGTTTTACGGTCGCTCACGAATTCTCGCACTTCCTACTCGGACATGGTAATTACATGCACCGGGAGATGTGTGAAGAGCAGGATTTCCTTTTAAACTCACCAATAGGGCCAATCTCTGATATTGCCAGAATGGAGTTTCAGGCAAACCACTTGGCTAGCTGCACACTTATGCCCGGCGAAAACTTCTACTATAGATTTCTTAATCTCGCCCGGCAACACCGCCTTTACCGAGGTAACAAGGCAATATTGTATCTTGATAAACAAAGCTGCAATATACAGCTCTTCAAAATCGTTACTAGTACACTCTCCCGCGACTTCGAAGTAACGCGGCGCATGGCTGCCATCCGATTAGAGGGCATGGGACTGCTGAAAGACGACCGACACCACCCCTCACTTGCCTTCACCGATCTACTGGGCGAGTTCAGAAAATACTAA
- a CDS encoding PhoX family protein: MTNPQRTQGRADSSPWHRLLDRQLTRRGALGTVAATAAAAALPLTLGDAGAVSNNGAPILADPQALPPRSVPPFRAIAPGNADTLTLPFGYRWQTLAPWGEVFTADGREIGFNHDFVGYFPLDLLEGGRSSTDALLTINHEYVNALFVGGDTKNRTKQQIEAEMKAVGVSVVRVRREEGGWKIVPDPRNRRIDALTEIELTGPARGSAAVKGATTVRGSVGNCSGGQTPWGTLLTCEENVDGYAKAWAGSGYEALHQGWVTEIDPFDPAWTPKKRTAMGRFRHENVAVTVAKDGRVVGYMGDDMQDACVYKFVSRGRYEPGNRQANRDLLTEGDLYVANFGNGSWVLLDYEKNARLRDAKGADGKPLFAGQADVLADARASALTVGGTPVDRPEDIEIHPRSGEVYVALTNNTKHGNYFGQIVKFREDGDDAAAQKFLWEVFAVGGPQSGFASPDNLVFDPHGNLWMVTDNSDLVSNPIKAFHGNNAMFFFPTEGPRAGRAHRFATGPVDAELTGPVWSPDGRTLFLSVQHPGEDSESLEALTSTFAAKPGTRIPRPTLVAIEGFPGWGGA; this comes from the coding sequence ATGACGAATCCCCAGCGCACGCAGGGCAGGGCCGACTCCAGCCCCTGGCACCGCTTGCTCGACCGCCAGCTCACCCGCCGGGGGGCGCTGGGCACGGTGGCCGCCACCGCTGCCGCCGCCGCGCTGCCGCTCACCCTGGGCGACGCGGGCGCCGTGTCCAACAACGGGGCGCCCATCTTGGCCGATCCCCAGGCGCTCCCTCCGCGCAGCGTTCCTCCTTTCCGGGCCATCGCGCCGGGGAACGCCGACACGCTGACGCTCCCCTTCGGCTACCGCTGGCAAACGCTGGCCCCCTGGGGCGAGGTCTTCACGGCCGATGGGCGCGAGATCGGCTTCAACCACGACTTCGTGGGCTACTTTCCGCTGGACCTGCTGGAGGGCGGCCGCAGTTCCACCGACGCGCTGCTCACCATCAACCACGAGTACGTGAACGCGCTGTTCGTGGGCGGCGACACCAAGAACCGGACGAAGCAGCAGATCGAGGCCGAGATGAAGGCGGTCGGCGTGAGCGTGGTCCGGGTGCGCCGCGAGGAAGGCGGCTGGAAGATCGTGCCCGACCCCCGCAACCGCCGCATCGACGCCCTGACCGAGATCGAGCTGACCGGCCCGGCGCGGGGCAGCGCCGCCGTGAAGGGCGCGACCACCGTGAGGGGCAGCGTGGGCAACTGCTCGGGCGGACAGACCCCCTGGGGCACCCTCTTGACCTGCGAGGAGAACGTGGACGGCTACGCCAAAGCCTGGGCGGGCAGCGGCTACGAGGCCCTGCACCAGGGCTGGGTGACCGAGATCGACCCCTTCGACCCCGCCTGGACCCCCAAAAAGCGCACGGCGATGGGCCGCTTCCGGCACGAGAATGTGGCCGTGACCGTGGCGAAAGACGGCCGGGTGGTGGGCTACATGGGCGACGACATGCAGGACGCCTGCGTGTACAAGTTCGTCAGCCGGGGCCGGTACGAGCCGGGCAACCGACAGGCCAACCGCGACCTGCTCACCGAAGGCGACCTGTACGTGGCGAACTTCGGCAACGGAAGCTGGGTGCTGCTGGACTACGAGAAGAACGCGAGGCTGCGCGACGCCAAGGGTGCCGACGGCAAGCCGCTGTTCGCGGGCCAGGCCGACGTGCTGGCCGACGCGCGGGCCTCGGCGCTGACGGTGGGCGGCACCCCGGTGGACCGCCCCGAGGACATCGAGATTCACCCCCGCAGCGGCGAGGTGTACGTCGCGCTCACCAACAACACCAAGCACGGCAACTACTTCGGCCAGATCGTGAAGTTCCGCGAGGACGGGGACGACGCGGCCGCCCAGAAGTTCCTGTGGGAGGTCTTCGCGGTCGGCGGCCCCCAGAGCGGGTTTGCCAGCCCCGACAACCTGGTGTTCGACCCCCACGGCAACCTGTGGATGGTGACCGACAACTCCGACCTGGTCAGCAACCCGATCAAGGCCTTCCACGGCAACAACGCGATGTTCTTCTTCCCCACCGAGGGACCGCGCGCCGGACGGGCGCACCGCTTCGCCACCGGGCCGGTGGACGCCGAACTCACCGGCCCGGTGTGGTCGCCCGACGGCCGGACGCTCTTCCTGTCGGTTCAGCACCCCGGCGAGGACAGCGAGAGCCTGGAAGCGCTGACCAGCACCTTTGCCGCGAAGCCCGGCACCCGCATTCCCCGCCCCACCCTGGTCGCCATCGAGGGCTTTCCCGGCTGGGGGGGCGCGTGA
- a CDS encoding M55 family metallopeptidase, with protein sequence MNVVISVDMEGVCGVASWVQVSPPEFGGLVNGAEYQAARERMTREAAAAAEGALAGGATGVLINDSHDTMRNLLPELLPQGVRFTSGHDRPLSMVQGVEAPGVGALLFVGYHARAGSMRGPLAHTWNGFVRNVRINGRDTGEYGLNALLAGHYGVPVVFAAGDDVAMGEIRAELGEGVVTVAVKEGLSSFAAIHLHPQEAQRLIREGAEQAVRASASAQPYTTRWPAQVQLSFDHQARADQCERVPGVTRVDAVTVGWESDNAFHLFQTFRMLAKVGEVRLNG encoded by the coding sequence ATGAACGTGGTCATCAGCGTGGACATGGAGGGCGTGTGCGGCGTCGCGAGCTGGGTGCAGGTCAGCCCGCCCGAGTTCGGGGGCCTGGTGAACGGGGCGGAATATCAGGCCGCCCGCGAACGGATGACCCGCGAAGCTGCCGCCGCCGCCGAGGGTGCCCTGGCGGGCGGCGCGACGGGTGTGCTGATCAACGACTCACACGACACGATGCGCAACCTGCTGCCCGAGCTTTTGCCCCAAGGGGTGCGGTTCACCTCCGGCCACGACCGGCCGCTGAGCATGGTGCAGGGGGTGGAGGCGCCGGGCGTGGGGGCGCTGCTGTTCGTGGGCTACCACGCCCGCGCCGGAAGCATGCGCGGGCCGCTGGCCCACACCTGGAACGGCTTTGTCCGCAACGTCCGCATCAACGGGCGCGATACCGGCGAGTACGGCCTGAACGCGCTGCTGGCCGGGCACTACGGGGTGCCGGTCGTGTTCGCCGCCGGAGACGACGTGGCGATGGGCGAGATTCGCGCCGAACTGGGTGAAGGGGTCGTCACGGTTGCCGTCAAGGAGGGCCTGAGTTCTTTCGCCGCCATCCACCTGCACCCGCAGGAAGCCCAGCGCCTGATTCGCGAAGGCGCCGAGCAGGCTGTGCGCGCTTCGGCCAGCGCCCAGCCCTACACCACGCGCTGGCCCGCGCAGGTGCAGCTCAGCTTCGACCACCAGGCCCGCGCCGATCAGTGCGAGCGGGTCCCCGGCGTGACCCGGGTGGACGCCGTCACGGTCGGCTGGGAGAGCGACAACGCCTTCCACCTCTTCCAGACGTTCCGGATGCTGGCGAAGGTGGGCGAGGTGAGATTGAACGGATAA
- the ispG gene encoding flavodoxin-dependent (E)-4-hydroxy-3-methylbut-2-enyl-diphosphate synthase, producing MTPTPRRQTVTSWVGHVPVGSQHPIVVQSMTNTDTADAEATAIQVAQLARAGSELVRVTVNTREAAAAVPEIVARLAEVGIDVPLVGDFHYNGHILLAEFPETARLLAKYRINPGNVGAGQHHDANFATMIEVAKEYGKPVRIGVNWGSLDQQVLARLMDLNARLGSPKSGTDVMIDAMVTSALESAAYAEKLGLAHDKIIISVKVSSAPELWQVYRQLAPLCDYPLHLGLTEAGMGMKGIVASSVALAPLLTEGIGDTIRVSLTPEPGAPRKLEVEVAQQMLQSLGLRQFLPQVTSCPGCGRTTSTFFQSLAQKIQDYIRDTMPDWKEKYPGVEDMQVAVMGCIVNGPGESKHANIGISLPGTGEDPRAPVYQDGKLLTTLKGPRIAEDFQELLERYVEERYRHREVGA from the coding sequence ATGACGCCGACGCCGCGCCGCCAGACCGTGACCAGTTGGGTGGGCCACGTGCCCGTGGGAAGCCAGCACCCCATCGTCGTGCAGTCGATGACGAACACCGACACCGCCGACGCCGAGGCCACGGCCATCCAGGTCGCCCAGCTTGCCCGCGCCGGGTCCGAACTCGTGCGGGTGACCGTGAACACCCGCGAAGCCGCCGCCGCCGTCCCCGAGATCGTGGCGCGGCTGGCCGAGGTCGGCATCGACGTGCCCCTGGTGGGCGACTTTCACTACAACGGGCACATCCTGCTGGCCGAGTTCCCCGAAACGGCGCGGCTGCTCGCCAAGTACCGCATCAACCCCGGGAACGTGGGCGCCGGACAGCACCACGACGCCAACTTCGCCACGATGATCGAGGTCGCCAAGGAATACGGCAAACCCGTCCGCATCGGCGTGAACTGGGGATCGCTGGATCAGCAGGTGCTCGCCCGCCTGATGGACCTCAACGCCCGGCTGGGCAGTCCGAAATCCGGCACCGACGTGATGATCGACGCGATGGTCACCTCGGCCCTCGAAAGCGCCGCCTACGCCGAGAAGCTGGGGCTGGCGCACGACAAGATCATCATCTCGGTCAAGGTCAGCTCCGCGCCCGAGCTGTGGCAGGTCTACCGCCAGCTCGCCCCGCTGTGCGACTACCCGCTGCACCTCGGCCTGACGGAAGCGGGTATGGGGATGAAAGGCATCGTGGCCTCCAGCGTGGCCCTCGCCCCGCTGCTTACCGAAGGCATCGGGGACACCATCCGCGTGTCGCTGACGCCCGAACCCGGCGCGCCCCGCAAGCTGGAGGTCGAGGTCGCCCAGCAGATGCTCCAGAGCCTGGGCCTCCGGCAATTTCTGCCGCAGGTCACGAGTTGCCCCGGCTGCGGGCGCACCACCTCCACCTTCTTCCAGAGCCTCGCACAGAAAATTCAGGACTACATCCGCGACACCATGCCCGACTGGAAAGAGAAATACCCCGGCGTGGAGGACATGCAGGTCGCCGTGATGGGCTGCATCGTGAACGGCCCCGGCGAGAGCAAGCACGCCAACATCGGGATTTCCCTGCCCGGCACCGGGGAGGACCCCCGCGCCCCCGTCTACCAGGACGGCAAGCTGCTGACCACCCTGAAGGGTCCGCGCATCGCCGAGGACTTTCAGGAGCTGCTGGAGCGGTACGTGGAGGAGCGCTACAGACACCGCGAGGTGGGCGCGTGA
- a CDS encoding DUF4259 domain-containing protein yields MNVWGVGPFDNEVGAAFAGEVTQDGAFALAEAFDVVLDPEGDFLAAEEGWRALAAAEVLAAVLTGETAGLTDAGLRAWVAAADPAELEPLRERAHEAVTRVLAPGSELPDLWESGEDAEAWQANVEQLLGALG; encoded by the coding sequence GTGAACGTCTGGGGCGTCGGCCCTTTCGACAACGAGGTCGGCGCCGCCTTCGCGGGGGAGGTCACCCAGGACGGTGCCTTTGCTCTGGCCGAGGCTTTCGACGTGGTCCTCGACCCGGAGGGCGACTTCCTGGCCGCCGAGGAAGGCTGGCGTGCCCTGGCCGCCGCCGAGGTGCTTGCCGCCGTGCTGACGGGCGAGACGGCAGGCCTGACCGACGCCGGGCTGCGCGCCTGGGTGGCCGCTGCCGACCCCGCCGAGCTGGAGCCGCTGCGTGAGCGGGCGCACGAGGCTGTTACCCGCGTCCTGGCCCCCGGCAGTGAATTGCCCGACCTGTGGGAGAGCGGTGAGGACGCCGAGGCGTGGCAGGCCAACGTGGAGCAGCTGCTGGGGGCGCTGGGGTAG
- a CDS encoding DUF4180 domain-containing protein, whose product MAKETLNIRAAADLGRSVRTLADVPELLGAVYDLDGLILTEADLGPDFFELRSGLAGELFQKLVNYRVRTALVLPDFTAHGERFAELAHEHAAHPWIRFVRTEEEARAWLTASARL is encoded by the coding sequence ATGGCGAAGGAGACGCTCAACATCCGGGCGGCGGCGGACCTGGGCCGGTCGGTGCGGACGCTGGCCGACGTGCCGGAGCTGCTCGGGGCCGTCTACGACCTCGACGGCCTGATCCTGACGGAGGCGGACCTCGGCCCCGACTTCTTCGAGCTGCGCAGCGGCCTGGCGGGCGAGCTGTTCCAGAAGCTGGTGAATTACCGCGTGCGGACCGCGCTGGTGCTGCCCGACTTCACGGCCCACGGCGAGCGCTTCGCCGAACTCGCCCACGAGCACGCGGCCCATCCCTGGATTCGCTTCGTGAGGACGGAGGAGGAGGCCCGGGCGTGGCTGACCGCCTCGGCCCGCCTCTAG